One Brachyhypopomus gauderio isolate BG-103 chromosome 15, BGAUD_0.2, whole genome shotgun sequence genomic region harbors:
- the bmp5 gene encoding bone morphogenetic protein 5 isoform X1 produces the protein MKILTLYEGAAFGLLWSCLGFLQSVQCGLGDNHVHSSFIYRRLRNHERREIQREILSILGLPHRPRPFSPGKQASSAPLFMLDLYNAMTTDEEDAIVENTEKGLSGKSLGNPRKGFYGSPHGYSRVAQPYRAANLTNQSPLATSHDTNFLNDADMVMSFVNMVERDRDFSHQKRHYKEFRFDLTQIPDGEAVTAAEFRIYKDQSHGRYENVTLKVSIYQVIKEYQNRDAETFLLDSKKVRASDGGWLVFDITATSNHWVLNPQQNMGLQLCVETMDGRSINTKSAGIIGRSGPQSKQPFLVAFFKASEVLLRSVRATGGKRKNHSKSKSRSQQKTSQAHRSGDQNTSDQKQACKKHELYVSFRDLGWQVRSVNMSAKLKEKDWIIAPEGYAAFYCDGECSFPLNAHMNATNHAIVQTLVHLMFPDNVPKPCCAPTKLNAISVLYFDDSSNVILKKYRNMVVRSCGCH, from the exons ATGAAGATATTGACGCTTTATGAAGGGGCAGCCTTTGGACTTCTGTGGAGTTGTCTTGGTTTTCTTCAGAGTGTTCAGTGCGGTTTAGGGGACAACCATGTACACTCCAGCTTTATTTACAGGCGGTTGCGTAACCACGAAAGGCGAGAGATTCAAAGAGAAATCCTCTCAATTCTGGGTTTACCACATCGTCCTAGGCCCTTCTCCCCGGGAAAACAAGCATCCTCGGCACCCCTCTTCATGCTAGATTTGTACAACGCTATGACGACCGACGAGGAGGACGCAATTGTGGAGAATACTGAGAAAGGGCTCAGCGGAAAATCGCTTGGAAACCCGCGCAAAGGCTTCTATGGGTCTCCACATGGATATTCTCGCGTGGCGCAGCCCTACCGTGCCGCAAACTTGACAAATCAGAGTCCTTTGGCTACTTCTCATGACACCAACTTTCTGAACGATGCCGATATGGTTATGAGTTTTGTGAACATGG TGGAGAGGGATAGAGACTTCTCCCACCAGAAGAGACACTATAAAGAGTTCCGCTTTGACCTGACCCAGATTCCGGATGGGGAGGCCGTGACTGCCGCTGAATTTCGCATCTATAAAGATCAGAGTCATGGCAGATATGAAAATGTCACACTTAAGGTCTCAATATACCAAgttatcaaggaatatcaaaACAG GGATGCTGAGACGTTTTTGCTTGATTCAAAGAAAGTCCGTGCCTCAGACGGAGGATGGCTCGTCTTTGACATCACAGCCACAAGTAACCACTGGGTGCTCAACCCACAGCAGAACATGGGCCTTCAACTCTGCGTGGAGACCATGGATG GTCGAAGCATCAACACGAAATCTGCTGGGATCATTGGCAGGAGTGGGCCACAATCCAAGCAGCCTTTTCTCGTGGCGTTTTTCAAAGCCAGTGAGGTGTTGCTGCGCTCTGTGAGGGCCACCGGGGGCAAGAGGAAGAATCACAGCAAAAGCAAAAGTAGAAGTCAACAGAAAACCTCGCAGGCTCACAGGAGTGGAG ATCAAAACACCAGTGACCAGAAGCAAGCCTGCAAAAAGCACGAGCTTTACGTGAGCTTTCGTGACTTAGGATGGCAGGTACGGAGTGTGAACATGTCAGCCAAGCTTAAAGAAAAA GACTGGATTATTGCTCCCGAGGGCTATGCAGCTTTTTACTGTGATGGAGAATGTTCATTCCCACTCAATGCACATATGAACGCAACAAATCATGCAATTGTGCAGACGTTG GTCCATCTTATGTTTCCTGATAATGTGCCGAAGCCCTGCTGTGCCCCAACCAAGCTGAATGCTATATCTGTGCTGTACTTTGACGACAGCTCCAATGTAATTCTGAAGAAATACCGAAACATGGTAGTCAGGTCATGTGGGTGTCACTGA
- the bmp5 gene encoding bone morphogenetic protein 5 isoform X2: MKILTLYEGAAFGLLWSCLGFLQSVQCGLGDNHVHSSFIYRRLRNHERREIQREILSILGLPHRPRPFSPGKQASSAPLFMLDLYNAMTTDEEDAIVENTEKGLSGKSLGNPRKGFYGSPHGYSRVAQPYRAANLTNQSPLATSHDTNFLNDADMVMSFVNMVERDRDFSHQKRHYKEFRFDLTQIPDGEAVTAAEFRIYKDQSHGRYENVTLKVSIYQVIKEYQNRDAETFLLDSKKVRASDGGWLVFDITATSNHWVLNPQQNMGLQLCVETMDGRSINTKSAGIIGRSGPQSKQPFLVAFFKASEVLLRSVRATGGKRKNHSKSKSRSQQKTSQAHRSGDQNTSDQKQACKKHELYVSFRDLGWQDWIIAPEGYAAFYCDGECSFPLNAHMNATNHAIVQTLVHLMFPDNVPKPCCAPTKLNAISVLYFDDSSNVILKKYRNMVVRSCGCH; this comes from the exons ATGAAGATATTGACGCTTTATGAAGGGGCAGCCTTTGGACTTCTGTGGAGTTGTCTTGGTTTTCTTCAGAGTGTTCAGTGCGGTTTAGGGGACAACCATGTACACTCCAGCTTTATTTACAGGCGGTTGCGTAACCACGAAAGGCGAGAGATTCAAAGAGAAATCCTCTCAATTCTGGGTTTACCACATCGTCCTAGGCCCTTCTCCCCGGGAAAACAAGCATCCTCGGCACCCCTCTTCATGCTAGATTTGTACAACGCTATGACGACCGACGAGGAGGACGCAATTGTGGAGAATACTGAGAAAGGGCTCAGCGGAAAATCGCTTGGAAACCCGCGCAAAGGCTTCTATGGGTCTCCACATGGATATTCTCGCGTGGCGCAGCCCTACCGTGCCGCAAACTTGACAAATCAGAGTCCTTTGGCTACTTCTCATGACACCAACTTTCTGAACGATGCCGATATGGTTATGAGTTTTGTGAACATGG TGGAGAGGGATAGAGACTTCTCCCACCAGAAGAGACACTATAAAGAGTTCCGCTTTGACCTGACCCAGATTCCGGATGGGGAGGCCGTGACTGCCGCTGAATTTCGCATCTATAAAGATCAGAGTCATGGCAGATATGAAAATGTCACACTTAAGGTCTCAATATACCAAgttatcaaggaatatcaaaACAG GGATGCTGAGACGTTTTTGCTTGATTCAAAGAAAGTCCGTGCCTCAGACGGAGGATGGCTCGTCTTTGACATCACAGCCACAAGTAACCACTGGGTGCTCAACCCACAGCAGAACATGGGCCTTCAACTCTGCGTGGAGACCATGGATG GTCGAAGCATCAACACGAAATCTGCTGGGATCATTGGCAGGAGTGGGCCACAATCCAAGCAGCCTTTTCTCGTGGCGTTTTTCAAAGCCAGTGAGGTGTTGCTGCGCTCTGTGAGGGCCACCGGGGGCAAGAGGAAGAATCACAGCAAAAGCAAAAGTAGAAGTCAACAGAAAACCTCGCAGGCTCACAGGAGTGGAG ATCAAAACACCAGTGACCAGAAGCAAGCCTGCAAAAAGCACGAGCTTTACGTGAGCTTTCGTGACTTAGGATGGCAG GACTGGATTATTGCTCCCGAGGGCTATGCAGCTTTTTACTGTGATGGAGAATGTTCATTCCCACTCAATGCACATATGAACGCAACAAATCATGCAATTGTGCAGACGTTG GTCCATCTTATGTTTCCTGATAATGTGCCGAAGCCCTGCTGTGCCCCAACCAAGCTGAATGCTATATCTGTGCTGTACTTTGACGACAGCTCCAATGTAATTCTGAAGAAATACCGAAACATGGTAGTCAGGTCATGTGGGTGTCACTGA